Proteins encoded in a region of the Amphiprion ocellaris isolate individual 3 ecotype Okinawa chromosome 21, ASM2253959v1, whole genome shotgun sequence genome:
- the arfgap3 gene encoding ADP-ribosylation factor GTPase-activating protein 3, whose amino-acid sequence MAEPSKHDISAIFKRLRSVPTNKVCFDCAAKNPSWASITYGVFLCIDCSGTHRSLGVHLSFIRSTELDYNWSWFQLRCMQVGGNASAITFFSQHGCTASAANAKYNSRAAQLYREKIKTLATQATKRHGTELWLDSQAPLSPTSPGDKQVDFFSLHSQTPENLNMAKMSLSSSTSENPSTTEKDEDRNGNLEEGPSVEMLSVSPKANPEPSSLLKKKPAGAKKTLASKKGGLGAQKVSSRSFSELEKKAQAADKLREKEENSAAAKKNIPPEESITPSMRLAYKDLEQQRKREEQKLMKGLEGKKREQAERLGMGLGIRSGVSHSVMSDMHIIQQESPLGAKTNKGRRFTEEEEDEGSFSSRVLSRFEDQTETSDSFSSRWSEGLDGGGWMKESKKPEPDFYLSSTISSLDDRPTSRRKPEPVPVSDTGEARKKFGNEVKAISSDMYFGKQDNSEYEAKTRLERFAGSAAISSADLFDDPKKQPASSYRLTDVLPSAPDMSQLKLGVRSVAGKLSVMASGVVSSIQDHYGS is encoded by the exons ATGGCAGAACCCAGCAAGCACGACATTTCTGCTATTTTCAAGCGGCTCCGCTCAGTTCCTACGAACAAG GTTTGCTTTGACTGTGCAGCTAAAAACCCCAGCTGGGCCAGCATCACCTATGGAGTATTTCTCTGTATAGATTGTTCTGGGACTCATAGATCTCTGGGGGTGCACCTGTCCTTCATCAG GTCCACTGAGCTGGATTATAATTGGTCGTGGTTCCAGCTAAGATGTATGCAAGTTGGAGGCAACGCCAGCGCA ATCACATTTTTCAGCCAACATGGGTGCACAGCCAGTGCTGCCAATGCCAAGTACAACAGTCGGGCTGCCCAGCTGTATAGAGAGAAGATAAAGACTTTAGCCACACAAGCTACCAAACGCCACGGCACTGAG TTGTGGCTTGACAGTCAGGCTCCTCTCTCTCCGACATCACCAGGTGACAAGCAGGTGGATTTCTTCAGTCTGCATTCACAG ACACCTGAAAATTTGAACATGGCCAAAATGAGTCTCAGCTCGTCCACATCAGAGAATCCTTCGACCACGGAAAAAGACGAAGACCGAAATG GTAATTTAGAGGAGGGACCTagtgtggaaatgctcagcgTGTCTCCAAAAGCAAATCCAG agccctcctctcttCTCAAGAAGAAACCAGCAGGTGCCAAGAAAACA ttGGCCTCTAAGAAGGGCGGTCTGGGCGCCCAGAAGGTGAGCAGCCGGAGTTTCTCAGAGCTGGAGAAGAAAGCTCAGGCTGCTGACAAactcagagagaaagaagagaactCTGCTGCTGCCAAGAAGAATATTCCACCTGAGGAGTCCAT cACTCCCTCCATGCGACTGGCCTATAAAGATCTTGAGCAGCAGAGGAAACGTGAGGAGCAGAAATTGATGAAGGGATTAGAGGGGAAGAAGAGGGAGCAGGCTGAGAGGCTGGGCATGGGTCTGGGCATCAGGAG TGGAGTTTCTCACTCTGTGATGTCAGACATGCACATCATCCAGCAGGAAAGTCCACTTGGAGCAAAGACCAACAAAGGACGACGATTtactgaggaagaggaggatgaagggtCCTTCAGCTCTAG GGTTCTGTCTCGGTTTGAGGATCAAACAGAAACTTCAGATAGTTTCTCTTCGCGGTGGAGTGAAGGACTTGACGGAGGAGGTTGGATGAAAGAGAGCAAGAAGCCAGAGCCGGACTTCTACTTGTCCTCCACCATCTCTTCACTTGATGACAG GCCCACTTCCAGGAGGAAACCAGAACCAGTACCCGTCTCAGACACAGGAGAAGCTCGGAAAAAGTTTGGAAATGAAGTCAAAGCCATCTCGTCTGACATGTACTTTGGAAAACAAGACAACTCTGAG TATGAGGCAAAAACACGACTGGAGAGATTTGCTGGGAGCGCTGCTATAAGTTCAGCAGACCTGTTTGATGATCCAAAGAAGCAGCCCG CGAGTTCCTACCGTCTGACCGACGTGCTGCCCAGCGCTCCTGACATGTCGCAGCTCAAACTTGGAGTTCGCTCAGTCGCAGGAAAGCTGTCGGTCATGGCCAGCGGCGTAGTTAGCTCGATTCAG gatcACTACGGTTCCTGA